A window from Chlamydiota bacterium encodes these proteins:
- the dnaJ gene encoding Chaperone protein DnaJ has translation MSEYYQTLGIEKNATQEEIKKAYRKKAVKYHPDKNPGDPKAEAKFKEISEAYEVLKDEQKRRMYDQYGKEGLAGAGGFGGGGGGFSSMDEALRTFMDAFGGGGGGGGTIFESFFGGSGFEQGRRQPMQGASKKTRLNISFEEAIFGSTKEIQLTSLATCEGCHGQRAKSKSDIKTCQTCSGSGQVFQSRGFFSMSSPCPQCHGNGEMIANPCPDCKGQGVIQKRQRVKISIPPGVDNDMRLKMRGYGDAGENGGPPGDLYVFIQVKPHNVFVRNGDDLIVELPISLAEASLGVKKEVPSLGKTNTKITIPEGTQSGKIFRVRHEGAPHLNRSGKGDLLIKVIVETPQNLTPKQQELLKTFLATETATNFPKKKSFMDNLKSFFSKL, from the coding sequence ATGAGCGAATATTATCAAACCCTAGGCATCGAAAAAAATGCCACTCAAGAAGAAATCAAGAAGGCTTACCGTAAAAAAGCGGTCAAGTACCACCCTGACAAGAATCCAGGCGACCCTAAGGCAGAGGCCAAATTCAAAGAAATTTCTGAGGCTTACGAAGTGCTCAAAGATGAGCAAAAACGCCGCATGTACGACCAGTATGGAAAAGAAGGACTTGCAGGAGCTGGTGGATTTGGTGGTGGTGGTGGTGGGTTTTCGTCCATGGATGAAGCTTTACGCACCTTTATGGATGCCTTTGGTGGAGGAGGAGGCGGCGGAGGTACCATTTTTGAGTCGTTTTTTGGAGGAAGCGGGTTTGAGCAAGGACGCCGGCAGCCCATGCAAGGAGCTTCCAAAAAAACACGTCTTAATATCTCCTTTGAAGAAGCCATTTTTGGTTCAACAAAAGAAATTCAGCTGACAAGTTTAGCCACATGTGAAGGATGCCATGGCCAAAGAGCGAAATCCAAGTCGGATATTAAGACATGTCAAACATGCTCAGGTTCTGGGCAAGTCTTCCAGTCACGTGGTTTTTTCTCCATGTCTTCCCCATGTCCACAATGTCATGGAAACGGTGAGATGATTGCAAACCCTTGCCCCGATTGCAAAGGACAGGGCGTGATTCAAAAAAGACAGCGTGTAAAAATTAGTATTCCTCCAGGTGTCGATAATGATATGCGCTTAAAAATGCGCGGATATGGAGATGCTGGAGAAAATGGCGGTCCTCCTGGAGATTTGTATGTCTTTATCCAAGTCAAACCGCATAATGTTTTTGTGCGCAATGGAGATGATCTCATTGTCGAGCTGCCTATTTCCTTAGCAGAAGCTTCTTTGGGCGTGAAAAAAGAAGTCCCTTCTTTGGGTAAAACAAACACAAAAATCACCATTCCTGAAGGGACACAATCGGGTAAAATTTTCCGTGTGCGTCACGAAGGTGCGCCTCATTTAAATCGAAGTGGTAAAGGAGATTTGCTCATTAAAGTTATTGTTGAAACACCGCAAAACTTAACGCCAAAACAACAAGAACTTTTAAAAACATTTCTTGCGACAGAAACAGCGACAAATTTTCCTAAGAAAAAAAGCTTTATGGATAACCTCAAAAGTTTCTTTTCTAAACTTTAG
- the rpsU gene encoding 30S ribosomal protein S21, producing MSQVKVRMGEPLDKALRALKKKLDREGVMKAVKNHRYYDKPSVKKRLKSKNALKHKK from the coding sequence ATGTCACAAGTTAAAGTTAGAATGGGAGAACCCCTCGATAAGGCTCTTAGAGCTCTCAAAAAAAAACTTGATAGAGAAGGCGTCATGAAAGCAGTCAAAAATCATCGTTACTATGACAAGCCCTCTGTCAAAAAACGTCTAAAATCTAAAAACGCCCTCAAACATAAAAAATAA